The Miscanthus floridulus cultivar M001 chromosome 7, ASM1932011v1, whole genome shotgun sequence genome includes a region encoding these proteins:
- the LOC136464077 gene encoding uncharacterized protein gives MELEAAAAPATCSRRDGRKLVRCPRLHLDTKTVTAIEQSTGESVGADAVAVADEGGAGAMRVKIVLSKQQLKQVAAAVAAGGGGAFAALPPALEQLVKALKRQHAKKQQAAAADVVAAAGRRRGRWSPALQSIPEECF, from the coding sequence ATGGAGCTGGAGGCTGCTGCCGCGCCGGCGACGTGTAGCAGGAGGGACGGGCGGAAGCTGGTGAGGTGCCCGCGGCTGCATTTGGACACCAAGACGGTCACGGCCATCGAGCAGTCTACGGGGGAGAGCGTCGGCGCCgacgccgtggccgtggccgacgAGGGCGGCGCGGGTGCGATGCGCGTCAAGATCGTGCTCAGCAAGCAGCAGCTGAAGCAGGTGGCAGCGGCCGTCGCCGCCGGGGGCGGCGGCGCCTTCGCCGCGCTGCCGCCGGCGCTGGAGCAGCTCGTCAAAGCGCTGAAGCGCCAGCACGCCAAGAAGCAGCAGGCCGCGGCCGCCGACGTGGTGGCTGCGGCCGGAAGGCGCCGGGGCCGCTGGTCGCCGGCGCTGCAGAGCATCCCGGAGGAATGCTTTTAG